In Xiphias gladius isolate SHS-SW01 ecotype Sanya breed wild chromosome 16, ASM1685928v1, whole genome shotgun sequence, a genomic segment contains:
- the LOC120801796 gene encoding carboxypeptidase O-like — protein MKMTLKSWILALFLLINSGSEPSHSLVEGSQSTWSYDYTKYHPMDEIYRWMEDVERGNPELVSSAVYGHTFEGRNITLLKLGLENSEGSDKKVIWVDCGIHAREWIAPAFCQWFVKQILHSYKTNKKLEQMLRNLDIYVTPVINVDGYIFTWANDSTRRWRKSRSLPPQGSNCYGVDLNRNFNANWGTVGVSFDNCADTYGGKSPGSEPEAKAVMDFVGRLVNQTLCFLTIHSAGQLILLPYGHPEASAPNYNELVTVGEAAAAEMEKVHGMKYTVGTSPQVLYPNSGSSRDWARLIGIPFSYTFELRDKGQFSHLLPEEQIQPACEEAYTGALSIITFVHDKTFTNLPNAAVTTVMGFTTVSGVAMTIWSSVMAGLFTAGVSV, from the exons ATGAAGATGACCCTTAAAAGTTGGATACTGGCTTTGTTCCTGCTGATAAACAGTGGCTCAGAGCCTTCTCACAG tttagtGGAGGGATCGCAATCAACATGGAGTTATGATTACACCAAATATCATCCCATGGATGAG ATATACAGGTGGATGGAAGATGTGGAGCGAGGAAACCCGGAGCTGGTCTCCTCTGCTGTCTATGGACACACTTTCGAAGGAAGAAATATCACATTGCTAAAG CTGGGACTGGAAAACTCAGAGGGCAGTGACAAGAAGGTGATATGGGTGGACTGCGGTATCCACGCTCGAGAGTGGATCGCTCCTGCCTTCTGCCAGTGGTTTGTTAAACAG ATCCTCCACTCATATAAAACCAATAAGAAGCTGGAACAGATGCTGCGGAACCTTGACATCTATGTTACTCCTGTAATTAATGTGGATGGATATATATTCACCTGGGCCAATGACAGT ACGCGTCGGTGGAGAAAGTCTCGTTCCCTCCCTCCCCAAGGAAGCAACTGTTATGGTGTTGATCTCAACAGAAACTTTAATGCCAACTGGGGGA CGGTAGGTGTGTCATTTGACAATTGTGCAGACACCTACGGTGGGAAATCACCAGGGTCAGAGCCAGAGGCTAAAGCTGTGATGGACTTCGTTG GTAGGCTGGTCAACCAGACTCTGTGCTTCCTCACCATCCACTCTGCTGGGCAACTCATACTCCTGCCATATGGCCACCCCGAGGCCTCTGCACCCAACTACAATGAactg GTTACAGTCGGcgaggcagcagcagcagaaatggaGAAGGTACATGGAATGAAGTACACTGTAGGAACATCTCCCCAAGTCCTTT ATCCAAACTCCGGTTCAAGTCGTGACTGGGCTCGTCTCATCGGTATCCCATTCTCATATACCTTTGAGCTGAGAGACAAAG GTCAGTTCAGCCACTTGCTGCCAGAAGAGCAGATACAGCCGGCCTGCGAGGAGGCGTACACAGGAGCTCTCTCCATCATCACATTTGTTCATGATAAGACTTTCACCAACCTCCCTAATGCTGCTGTCACCACAGTGATGGGCTTCACCACAGTTTCTGGGGTTGCTATGACGATTTGGAGCTCTGTCATGGCTGGGTTGTTCACTGCAGGGGTCTCTGTGTAA
- the LOC120801797 gene encoding melanoregulin-like, giving the protein MGAKFTICCCRYYLKHSREEKKAILRMRTTTASRQPDLLSSDSSDSDTEEESLFGPQPLKRSPWSSSPSQKSPADLRASINRPCDSPIRRGSDRELQALISMRDRADKATEEWEKLNYDIHALRYARREVRSRWKKILLHLGYQCEVDALLCVNRQSRFGRDRKHHDRATELLKELLDHTSLFPPGAGPQHRYLDVMDCLVSLDSAEDFVRLAKEKYPKK; this is encoded by the exons ATGGGTGCTAAATTTACCATCTGCTGCTGCCGCTACTATctgaaacacagcagagaagagaagaaggcTATTTTGCG TATGCGCACCACCACAGCTTCCAGACAACCAGATCTGTTATCCAGTGATTCCAGCGACAgtgacacagaggaggagagcctTTTTGGGCCACAGCCTTTGAAAAGGAGCCCATGGAGCAGCAGTCCGAGCCAAAAGAGCCCTGCTGATCTGCGGGCCAGCATAAACAGACCATGTGACTCTCCCATCAGGCGAGGATCTGACAGAGAGTTACAGGCTCTTATCAGCATGAGAGACCGGGCTGACAAGGCTACAGAG gAATGGGAGAAGCTGAATTATGACATACACGCTTTGCGCTATGCAAGACGAGAGGTCAGATCTCGATGGAAGAAAATCTTGTTGCACTTAG GTTATCAGTGTGAGGTGGATGCCTTGTTGTGTGTGAACAGACAGAGCCGGTTTGGTCGAGATCGGAAGCATCATGATAGAGCCACTGAACTGTTGAAAGAGCTGCTGGACCACACCTCTCTGTTCCCTCCTGGAGCAGGACCCCAGCACAGATACCTTGATGTCatg GACTGCCTGGTGTCATTGGACAGTGCTGAGGACTTTGTCAGACTGGCCAAAGAAAAATATCCCAAGAAATAA